Proteins encoded in a region of the Poecilia reticulata strain Guanapo linkage group LG14, Guppy_female_1.0+MT, whole genome shotgun sequence genome:
- the klc2 gene encoding kinesin light chain 2 isoform X2 produces MSTMVYPREEALERLTQDEIVLNTKAVMQGLETLRGEHTQLLNSLLDCAQPPVAQEKSGLLRKNLEDIELGLGEAQVIIALSNHLSAVESEKQKLRAQVRRLCQENQWLRDELAETQHKLQRSEQCVAQLEEEKKHLEFMNQIKKIDDDVSLSEEKSQSSGGSGGKGTGGGGDSSKDSLDDLFPNDDDQGTAQPSGEAAAQQGGYEVPNRLRTLHNLVIQYASQGRYEVAVPLCKQALEDLEKSSGHDHPDVATMLNILALVYRDQNKYKEATHLLNDALAIREKTLGKDHPAVAATLNNLAVLFGKRGKYKEAEPLCKRALGIREKVLGKSHPDVAKQLNNLALLCLNQAKYDEVEYYYKRALEIFESKLGTDDPSVARTKNNLATCYLKQGKFKDAEVLYKEILTRAHEKEFGSVNNDNKPIWMHAEEREESKKDSGPYVEYGSWYKACKVDSPTVNTTLKSLGALYRRQGKLEAAETLEECASKTRKQGIDAINQSKVVELLKDGPGGGVDRRHSRDGPGGRGGDNEGDESAEWSGDGNGSLRRSGSFGKIRDALRRSSEMLVKKLQGSGPQEPRNPGMKRASSLNFLNKSAEETTQDANSGLSDSRGLSASNVDLTRRSSLIG; encoded by the exons ATGTCCACCATGGTGTATCCGCGTGAAGAAGCCCTGGAGCGCCTGACCCAGGACGAGATCGTCCTCAACACGAAGGCCGTCATGCAGGGCCTGGAGACGCTGCGCGGCGAACACACGCAGCTGCTCAACTCGCTGCTGGACTGCGCCCAGCCGCCCGTCGCCCAGGAGAAGTCCGGCCTCCTCCGGAAGAACCTGGAGGACATCGAGCTGGGCCTGGGAGAAGCGCAG GTCATCATCGCTCTGTCGAACCACCTGAGCGCCGTGGAGTCGGAGAAGCAGAAGCTGCGCGCCCAGGTGCGTCGGCTCTGCCAGGAGAACCAGTGGCTGCGCGACGAGCTGGCAGAGACGCAGCACAAGCTGCAGCGCAGCGAGCAGTGCGTGgcccagctggaggaggagaagaagcaCCTGGAGTTCATGAATCAGATCAAGAAGATTGACGATGACGTTTCCCTGTCGGAGGAGAAGAGCCAGAGCTCCGGAGGGAGCGGAGGCAAGGGaacgggaggaggaggagactcCTCAAAGGACAGCCTGGACGATCTGTTCCCCAACGACGATGACCAGGGAACAG CCCAGCCCAGCGGGGAAGCGGCAGCCCAGCAGGGGGGCTACGAGGTCCCGAATCGTCTCAGGACGCTGCACAACCTGGTGATCCAGTACGCCTCCCAGGGCAGGTACGAAGTGGCCGTGCCTCTGTGCAAGCAGGCCTTGGAGGATCTGGAGAAGTCGTCCGGACACGACCACCCGGACGTCGCCACCATGCTTAACATCCTGGCCTTGGTGTACAG GGACCAAAACAAATACAAGGAAGCTACTCACCTTCTGAATGACGCCTTGGCCATCAGAGAGAAAACCCTGGGGAAGGACCACCCGGCAGTGGCGGCAACCCTCAACAACCTGGCTGTGCTGTTTGGCAAGAGGGGCAAGTACAAGGAGGCCGAGCCGCTCTGCAAGAGGGCCCTGGGCATCAGAGAGAAG GTGCTGGGGAAGTCCCATCCGGACGTAGCCAAGCAGCTGAACAACCTGGCCCTGCTGTGCCTGAACCAGGCCAAGTACGACGAGGTGGAGTACTACTACAAACGGGCCCTGGAGATCTTTGAGTCCAAACTGGGAACCGACGACCCCAGCGTGGCCAGGACCAAAAACAACCTG GCCACTTGCTACCTGAAGCAGGGCAAGTTCAAAGATGCAGAAGTTCTGTACAAAGAGATCCTGACCAGAGCGCATGAGAAGGAGTTCGGATCAGTCAACA ATGACAATAAGCCCATCTGGATGCACGCAGAGGAGAGGGAAGAAAGCAAG AAGGACTCTGGGCCGTACGTGGAGTACGGGAGCTGGTACAAGGCCTGCAAGGTGGACAG tCCAACTGTGAACACGACCCTGAAGAGCTTGGGAGCGTTGTACCGTCGTCAAGGCAAACTGGAGGCAGCAGAAACGCTTGAGGAGTGTGCCAGCAAGACACGCAAACAG GGGATCGACGCCATTAACCAGAGTAAGgtggtggagctgctgaaggACGGACCGGGCGGAGGGGTCGACAGACGGCACAGCAGGGACGGACCGGGGGGGCGAGGAGGAGACAACGAGGGCGATGAGTCCGCGGAGTGGAGCGGG gACGGTAACGGGTCTCTGCGTCGCAGCGGCTCCTTCGGAAAGATCCGCGACGCTTTGAGGAGGAGCAGCGAGATGCTGGTGAAGAAGCTGCAGGGCAGCGGACCTCAGGAACCCCGAAACCCCGG aatgaaAAGAGCGAGTTCCCTGAACTTCCTGAACAAGAGCGCAGAGGAAACCACGCAG GACGCCAACTCCGGCCTCTCAGACAGCAGGGGACTCAGCGCCAGCAACGTGGACCTGACCAGACGCAGCTCCCTGATTGGTTAG
- the klc2 gene encoding kinesin light chain 2 isoform X1 produces MSTMVYPREEALERLTQDEIVLNTKAVMQGLETLRGEHTQLLNSLLDCAQPPVAQEKSGLLRKNLEDIELGLGEAQVIIALSNHLSAVESEKQKLRAQVRRLCQENQWLRDELAETQHKLQRSEQCVAQLEEEKKHLEFMNQIKKIDDDVSLSEEKSQSSGGSGGKGTGGGGDSSKDSLDDLFPNDDDQGTAQPSGEAAAQQGGYEVPNRLRTLHNLVIQYASQGRYEVAVPLCKQALEDLEKSSGHDHPDVATMLNILALVYRDQNKYKEATHLLNDALAIREKTLGKDHPAVAATLNNLAVLFGKRGKYKEAEPLCKRALGIREKVLGKSHPDVAKQLNNLALLCLNQAKYDEVEYYYKRALEIFESKLGTDDPSVARTKNNLATCYLKQGKFKDAEVLYKEILTRAHEKEFGSVNNDNKPIWMHAEEREESKSKQKDSGPYVEYGSWYKACKVDSPTVNTTLKSLGALYRRQGKLEAAETLEECASKTRKQGIDAINQSKVVELLKDGPGGGVDRRHSRDGPGGRGGDNEGDESAEWSGDGNGSLRRSGSFGKIRDALRRSSEMLVKKLQGSGPQEPRNPGMKRASSLNFLNKSAEETTQDANSGLSDSRGLSASNVDLTRRSSLIG; encoded by the exons ATGTCCACCATGGTGTATCCGCGTGAAGAAGCCCTGGAGCGCCTGACCCAGGACGAGATCGTCCTCAACACGAAGGCCGTCATGCAGGGCCTGGAGACGCTGCGCGGCGAACACACGCAGCTGCTCAACTCGCTGCTGGACTGCGCCCAGCCGCCCGTCGCCCAGGAGAAGTCCGGCCTCCTCCGGAAGAACCTGGAGGACATCGAGCTGGGCCTGGGAGAAGCGCAG GTCATCATCGCTCTGTCGAACCACCTGAGCGCCGTGGAGTCGGAGAAGCAGAAGCTGCGCGCCCAGGTGCGTCGGCTCTGCCAGGAGAACCAGTGGCTGCGCGACGAGCTGGCAGAGACGCAGCACAAGCTGCAGCGCAGCGAGCAGTGCGTGgcccagctggaggaggagaagaagcaCCTGGAGTTCATGAATCAGATCAAGAAGATTGACGATGACGTTTCCCTGTCGGAGGAGAAGAGCCAGAGCTCCGGAGGGAGCGGAGGCAAGGGaacgggaggaggaggagactcCTCAAAGGACAGCCTGGACGATCTGTTCCCCAACGACGATGACCAGGGAACAG CCCAGCCCAGCGGGGAAGCGGCAGCCCAGCAGGGGGGCTACGAGGTCCCGAATCGTCTCAGGACGCTGCACAACCTGGTGATCCAGTACGCCTCCCAGGGCAGGTACGAAGTGGCCGTGCCTCTGTGCAAGCAGGCCTTGGAGGATCTGGAGAAGTCGTCCGGACACGACCACCCGGACGTCGCCACCATGCTTAACATCCTGGCCTTGGTGTACAG GGACCAAAACAAATACAAGGAAGCTACTCACCTTCTGAATGACGCCTTGGCCATCAGAGAGAAAACCCTGGGGAAGGACCACCCGGCAGTGGCGGCAACCCTCAACAACCTGGCTGTGCTGTTTGGCAAGAGGGGCAAGTACAAGGAGGCCGAGCCGCTCTGCAAGAGGGCCCTGGGCATCAGAGAGAAG GTGCTGGGGAAGTCCCATCCGGACGTAGCCAAGCAGCTGAACAACCTGGCCCTGCTGTGCCTGAACCAGGCCAAGTACGACGAGGTGGAGTACTACTACAAACGGGCCCTGGAGATCTTTGAGTCCAAACTGGGAACCGACGACCCCAGCGTGGCCAGGACCAAAAACAACCTG GCCACTTGCTACCTGAAGCAGGGCAAGTTCAAAGATGCAGAAGTTCTGTACAAAGAGATCCTGACCAGAGCGCATGAGAAGGAGTTCGGATCAGTCAACA ATGACAATAAGCCCATCTGGATGCACGCAGAGGAGAGGGAAGAAAGCAAG AGCAAACAGAAGGACTCTGGGCCGTACGTGGAGTACGGGAGCTGGTACAAGGCCTGCAAGGTGGACAG tCCAACTGTGAACACGACCCTGAAGAGCTTGGGAGCGTTGTACCGTCGTCAAGGCAAACTGGAGGCAGCAGAAACGCTTGAGGAGTGTGCCAGCAAGACACGCAAACAG GGGATCGACGCCATTAACCAGAGTAAGgtggtggagctgctgaaggACGGACCGGGCGGAGGGGTCGACAGACGGCACAGCAGGGACGGACCGGGGGGGCGAGGAGGAGACAACGAGGGCGATGAGTCCGCGGAGTGGAGCGGG gACGGTAACGGGTCTCTGCGTCGCAGCGGCTCCTTCGGAAAGATCCGCGACGCTTTGAGGAGGAGCAGCGAGATGCTGGTGAAGAAGCTGCAGGGCAGCGGACCTCAGGAACCCCGAAACCCCGG aatgaaAAGAGCGAGTTCCCTGAACTTCCTGAACAAGAGCGCAGAGGAAACCACGCAG GACGCCAACTCCGGCCTCTCAGACAGCAGGGGACTCAGCGCCAGCAACGTGGACCTGACCAGACGCAGCTCCCTGATTGGTTAG